One genomic region from Gemmatimonadaceae bacterium encodes:
- the arsB gene encoding ACR3 family arsenite efflux transporter produces the protein MLNPVRRLSTLDRYLPIWIFAAMALGIALGRIFPGFGAVLDRVQIAGVSVPIGIGLLWMMYPVLAKVRYETIGQHVTDRKLLGTSLLFNWVLGPLVMFALAWLLLPDLPAYRNGLILIGLARCIAMVLIWNFLACGSNELAAVLVALNSVFQILTYSVFGWLFLSVIPGWFGGETAVVHVSMWAIAKSVMIFLGVPLLAGYLTRRTLVARHGEAWYNGTFMPKFGPTALVGLLYTIVLMFAMQGDRILHLPIDVLRIAAPLVIYFFVMFGLAFVVSKKLGFDYPTTASLSFTAAGNNFELAIAVAVATFGIASGEALAAVVGPLIEVPALLGLVYVSLWAGRRFFGFVPAS, from the coding sequence ATGCTGAACCCTGTCCGCCGGCTATCTACGCTCGATCGCTACCTTCCGATCTGGATCTTCGCGGCGATGGCGCTCGGCATCGCGCTTGGCCGGATCTTCCCCGGGTTCGGCGCTGTACTCGATCGCGTGCAGATTGCAGGCGTGTCTGTGCCGATTGGCATCGGCCTGTTATGGATGATGTATCCGGTTCTCGCCAAGGTGAGGTACGAGACGATCGGACAGCACGTCACTGACAGAAAGCTCCTCGGCACTTCCCTGTTGTTCAACTGGGTGCTCGGCCCGCTCGTGATGTTCGCTCTCGCGTGGTTGCTTCTCCCCGATCTGCCCGCGTACCGGAACGGGCTCATCCTGATCGGGCTCGCGCGGTGCATCGCGATGGTTCTCATCTGGAACTTTCTCGCGTGCGGCTCCAATGAGCTCGCCGCGGTGCTCGTCGCGCTCAACTCAGTATTTCAGATTCTCACTTACAGCGTTTTCGGCTGGCTTTTCCTCAGCGTTATCCCTGGCTGGTTCGGCGGCGAGACCGCGGTCGTCCACGTCTCGATGTGGGCGATCGCGAAGAGCGTGATGATCTTTCTCGGAGTACCACTGCTGGCCGGATATCTGACACGGCGCACTCTCGTGGCGCGGCATGGCGAAGCGTGGTACAACGGGACGTTCATGCCAAAATTCGGACCGACGGCGCTTGTTGGACTGCTCTACACAATCGTGCTGATGTTCGCGATGCAGGGAGACCGGATTCTTCACCTGCCCATCGATGTTCTACGCATCGCGGCCCCCCTCGTGATCTACTTCTTCGTGATGTTCGGTCTCGCCTTCGTCGTATCGAAGAAGCTCGGATTCGATTACCCGACTACCGCATCGCTGTCATTCACCGCGGCCGGAAACAACTTCGAGCTGGCCATCGCCGTCGCCGTCGCGACGTTCGGCATCGCCTCGGGCGAAGCGCTCGCCGCGGTGGTCGGGCCGTTGATCGAAGTCCCGGCTCTGCTCGGACTCGTTTACGTCTCGCTCTGGGCGGGCCGACGATTCTTCGGATTCGTTCCTGCCTCGTGA
- a CDS encoding metalloregulator ArsR/SmtB family transcription factor, which yields MTTALAKPTIDELDAVFKGFADPTRIRILSVLAAGELCVCDIVEILRLPQPTVSRHLAYLRRMGLVEATRDARFAHYRLAEPDNAVHQNLINCVGTCFRGITSLDKERRKAEARVRTRAAEPC from the coding sequence GTGACGACTGCACTCGCAAAACCCACAATCGACGAGCTGGACGCGGTCTTCAAAGGATTCGCCGACCCCACGCGTATCCGCATTCTGAGCGTTCTCGCAGCCGGCGAACTCTGCGTCTGCGATATCGTCGAGATCCTCAGGCTTCCCCAACCGACGGTATCGCGCCACCTCGCCTACCTCCGCCGCATGGGCCTCGTCGAGGCAACTCGCGACGCGAGATTCGCGCACTACCGGCTGGCAGAGCCCGACAACGCCGTCCATCAGAATCTCATCAACTGCGTCGGCACCTGCTTCCGCGGTATCACTTCACTCGACAAAGAGCGTCGCAAGGCCGAAGCGCGCGTCAGGACAAGGGCGGCAGAGCCATGCTGA
- a CDS encoding helix-hairpin-helix domain-containing protein, with translation MIASNARLTSATPLSNSDVADRLDDVANLLEEQGGNQFRVQAWRGGAATIRHLARPVRDLVGEEGLEGLERLPGIGPGLARAVRQLIETGRLATLERLRGESDPVALLATVPAIGHIFAKRIHDRLGIESLEELELAAHDGRLASLAGMGPKRLAGIRDALATRLRTRRRARPDPVPDVAELLDVDREYGERAAAGKLPTIAPRRFNPYGERWLPILHTTRGERHYTALFSNTATAHRLGRMRDWVVIYWDGRDGERQSTIVTEPKGPLARRRVVRGRESECFAHYKLDTNTPARPRSAPRRPTTISGVS, from the coding sequence ATGATCGCAAGCAATGCGAGACTGACGAGCGCCACACCGCTGTCGAATTCCGATGTCGCGGACCGTCTGGACGACGTCGCGAACCTGCTCGAGGAGCAGGGTGGGAACCAATTCCGCGTACAGGCGTGGCGTGGTGGCGCCGCGACAATTCGCCACCTCGCGCGGCCCGTGCGAGACCTGGTGGGTGAGGAGGGGCTCGAGGGGCTGGAGCGGCTCCCCGGAATCGGACCGGGACTCGCGCGCGCGGTGCGCCAACTAATCGAGACGGGACGCCTCGCCACGCTGGAGAGGCTGCGCGGCGAGAGTGATCCGGTTGCACTGCTCGCGACGGTGCCAGCCATTGGGCACATCTTCGCCAAGCGGATCCATGACCGCCTCGGGATCGAATCGCTGGAGGAACTCGAGCTGGCAGCGCACGATGGTCGCCTGGCGAGCCTCGCTGGCATGGGACCCAAGCGGCTGGCCGGCATTCGTGACGCGCTGGCGACGCGTCTTCGGACGCGGCGACGAGCCAGGCCCGACCCTGTGCCAGACGTCGCCGAGTTGCTCGACGTGGATCGCGAGTATGGCGAGCGCGCGGCGGCGGGCAAGCTGCCGACGATCGCTCCACGCCGATTCAACCCGTATGGCGAGCGGTGGCTTCCCATATTGCACACGACACGCGGGGAGCGGCACTACACGGCGCTCTTTTCCAACACGGCTACCGCGCACCGGCTCGGCCGCATGCGCGACTGGGTCGTGATCTACTGGGACGGCCGAGATGGCGAGCGGCAGTCCACAATCGTGACTGAGCCGAAGGGCCCACTCGCTCGGCGCCGCGTCGTTCGCGGCCGCGAGAGCGAGTGCTTTGCACATTATAAGCTCGACACGAACACACCCGCGCGTCCGCGGAGCGCTCCGCGGCGCCCGACGACGATATCGGGAGTATCATGA